From Paenarthrobacter sp. A20:
CCTGCTGATAGCTCTTGCGGAGTCGGTCAACGGAGACGTGGGTATAGATCTGCGTGGTTGCCAGGCTGCTGTGACCGAGAATCTCCTGGACGGCGCGTAAATCGGCACCGCCGTCCAGCAGGTGGGTGGCGGCGCTGTGCCTCAGTGCATGGGGGCCCGTCGCAGAGGTATCCCCCAAAGCCTGCAGCAGTTCGTTCACTACGGACCGGATCTGACGGGGATCAACCCTGTTGCCCCGTGCGCCGAGGAACAGGGCGGGTCCGCTGGTGGCCGTCAGCAGAGCGGGACGACCTCGCCTGAGCCAGTCGTCTACTGCAACAGCTGCCGGAACACCGTATGGCACAGTACGCTCCTTGTTGCCCTTACCCAGGACGCGCAATGTCCGTCGGTCGGGGTCCAGGTCATCCATATCCAGGCCGGCAAGCTCGCCGACCCGGACGCCCGTGGCATAAAGCAGTTCCACCATGGCGCGATTCCGCACGGCCATGGGACCACCGTCTACAGCCGCAGTGTTCAGATCATCCACGATCCGGTTTACCTGTTTCTGTTGCAGGACGCCCGGCAGAGATTTGTCGCGCTTGGGCGCCTGCAGCCGGACGGCCGGGTCGATGGAAATGAGTTCCTCCCTCAGAGCCCATCCCGTGAAGGACCTGGCGGTCGCCGCACGACGTGCCAGGGTTGCCCGGGCCATGCCCGCCTCGCTCTGCGCGCCGAGCCAACGCCGTAGGGAACCGAGCTCCAATTGCCCCAGTTCCTCCACACCCTCCTGCACGGCAAATCCGAGGAGACTTTCCACATCAGCGAGGTATGCGCGGACCGTGTGCGCAGATCTGGCGCGTTCACCCTCAAGATAGCGCCGAAAGCCTTCTACTGCGCTTTGCATCGATGCGGGAAGTGATTGTCCGTCCACGGATACAACTGTGCCAGCATCCGGCAAGAACAAGGCGTATCAACATGATCTTCCGGACCGCCTATGTGTTCTTGTCCCTTTTCCAGGCGCCTCGTTCCGATCGGGCCAACCCCATCAGTCCCAGTCGGCCGAGGCCCGCGCGCACGGCATCCACGCTGAGGCCTGCCACCACTGCCAGTTTCTCCACCGAGCTCGTGGAACGGACCGGCAAAGCGTCGAGGAGGAGAAGGTCCTCCAGGGCCAGGCCGTCATGCACTGCCGCATCAGTACTCCTTTCCTCACTGGTGGATTCGCCCATTCCGCCGGCAAGCTCCGCGATCTCGCCTACGTCCGTGACACAAACAGCGCCACCATCCCGGAGCAGGCGGTGGCAGCCTGCGGAGTTGGCGCTGTGAATGGACCCCGGAACTGTTGCAACAACCCTGCCGATGGATTCAGCATGATTGGCTGTATTGAGGGCGCCGGAACGCCAGCGCGCCTCCACCACCACGGTGACTGACGCCAAGGCAGCGATGATCCGATTTCTTTGCAGGAACCTGTAGCGGGTTGGCGCGGACCCGGGGGGAACCTCTGAGATCACAGCCCCTTGGGTGGAGACCGCCCTGAGGAGGTCGTCGTTGCCCGAAGGATAGAATCGGTCCACTCCCCCGGCCATGACGGCTATGGTGGGCAGGTCTGAGGCCCCTCCGCTGAGCGCCCCGCGATGTGCATGGGCGTCGATGCCATAAGCTCCGCCCGAGACCACCGTGTAACCACGCTGCGCCAATCCATAGGCGAAGTCTCCAGTGACGGAGGCCCCGTAGCTTGTGCTGTCCCTCGATCCCACGAGGGCGATCATTCGACGGGCAGCGGGCAGGGGTTGCTCCTGGCCCCTCCACCACAGGCAAAGCGGCTCCTGGAGCCCAAGGTCCCCTAATTGCTCCGGCCACAGCCCATCTCCCGGAACGATCAACCGGCCACCGAGCCGGCGCATGGTTTCAAGGTCACGGTCCGGGGCAAGGTCGCTGACACGTGGCGCCCATCGCCGGAGGCTGGCTGGAAGCCCTGCCCACGAGGCCGGACCTCCTTCGTCAACGAGCAGGGCGGATATCTCCTGCTCCAGACGCGGACCTGCTGCCAGCTCCCCGGTTGCCACCCCCAAGGCGTCGATGGGCCCAACGGCCCGCACCAGTGCGAGCCCCACGGAGTCCTGGGGCTCCATGAGGCGCGCAAGGGCTGCCCTGGCAATCCTTTCCTTGTCCTGCTTCTCCACTGCGGCCACTTCCATCGTTCCCTTCGTGTCGCTATTGCTCATGGTGCGGCCGCCGCCTGGCGGAGCCCGAGGGCTTGGCCAATGTGGTCAATATCCGGAGTCTCGCTGTGTCCCAGGTCTGCCAGTGTCCATGCCAGCCTGAGCACGCGATCGTAGCCTCGAGCGGTCAGGGCGCCCCGTTCCAGCGCGGTGTCCAGAATGCGCGTTGTTCCGGCAGGTAGCCGCAAGTCACCCCTCAAGGTCCGTCCCGGTACCTGCGAGTTGGTTTCCAGCCCCAAAGGCTGCAGTCGCTCGTACTGTCGCAACCTGGCAGCCAGAACCCGGGCGGCCACGGTGCCGGTATCCTCTTCCGTGCCTGCATTCCCGAAATCAGCCAAGGAAACCCGTTCAACCTGTAGCTGGATGTCCACGCGATCCAACAGGGGACCCGAAATCCGACCGAAGTACCGGCGGCGCATCATGGCAGTGCAGGTGCAATCCATGCCTTTGCCGGATGCCTTGCCGCACGGGCAGGGGTTGGCTGCCAGGACGAGCTGAAAACGTGCCGGGTATGCTGCCGTTCCCGCCGAACGATGAATGACCAGTTCCCCGCTCTCCAAGGGCTGCCGTAAGGCATCGAGGACCCGGCGCTCATACTCCGGGGCCTCATCAAGGAACAACACGCCGCGATGCGCCCGCGAAGCTGCCCCCGGCCGGGGAAGCCCTGACCCACCTCCGATGATTGCTGCTGCGGTGGCACTGTGATGTGGATTCTCGAAAGGAGGCCTGCGTACCAAGCGGACGGCCGAGGACTGCACCGCAGCCAAGGAGCGGATGGCCGTGACTTCCATTGCAGCCGTGTCTGCCAGGTTCGGGAGCAACCCTGGCAAACGCTCGGCCAGCATTGTCTTTCCGGCCCCGGGCGGCCCGGTCAGAAGCATGTGGTGTCCACCCGCGGCCGCTACCTCAAGTGCGCGGCGTGCCTCGCCTTGCCCGGATACGTCGCAAAGATCCGGGACGATGCACGCGGCGTCGGTCTCCTCATCCGGGGCATCCACGTTCGGAGGGTCGTACTCGAGCGCGAGCTCCTTGGGGTCTGCGCCGAAGTCGAAGGCGAGGCGGGCAAGCGTCTTGTAGCCGCGAACCTTGGCACCGGGGACCAGTGACGCCTCAGCGGCGTTGGACTCTGCCACTACGACATCCGGGTAGCCGGCCTGGACGGCCGCCATTACCGCGGGAAGGATGCCCCTGACCGGCCTTAGCCTGCCATCCAAACCCAGCTCCGCAATGAAGACAGTCCCTCCAATGGAGCGGATATCGTTCGCCGCGCAAAGAACTGACATAGCGATGGCGAGGTCAAAGCCCGACCCCCGTTTTGGAAGGGACGCCGGTATCAGGTTGGCTGTGATCTTGCGCCGGCTCAGGGGTATCCCGGAGTTTTGGGCTGCAGATCGGATTCGCTCCTTGGCCTCGTTGAGGGCTGCGTCCGGTAGCCCCAGGATCACGAAATTCGGCAGGGTCTGGCCTATATCGGCTTCTACCTCCACGATGTAGCCGTTGAGGCCAACCAAGGCAACACAGTAGCTGCGTCCCACCCCCATTCAGCCCACGCCCCGCAGGTGTTCAAGCTCAGGCTCGCCCACGCCGTTATCTATGACCGACACGACGTCGACCCGCCTGCGCGGCGCACTTAGCTCGTGTTCCCGGCACCACGACGATGCCAGCCGGTGGAGCCGGGCCAGCTTGGCAGTCCCCACCGCTTCAAACGGATGCCCATAGTCCAGGCTCCGGCGGGTCTTGACTTCGGCCACCACCAAGGTGTCGCCATCGATCGCAACGATGTCGATCTCACCCTCTGCGCATCGCCAGTTCCTATCAACGATCCGCATCCCCTGGTTCTCCAGGAATCCGGCCGCCAGCGCCTCGCCGTTTCGGCCCAGCAAGTCTTTTGCTCTCATGAGAATCACCTCCGCTGACCAGTTTTCAGGCTGGTGCAGGCGGGCGGCAGGGCCTCACGATGCTATGTGGGTAACCCGGTGGGATCAGTACTGTGGAGGAACAGTGGTGGAGCTAGTTGCCAAGATCTCCGAGGTCGCCGAGGCCGCCATCCTTCGGCAGCGACAACTCTTCGCTACGGGGCAGCTCTTCGACATTGACATCCTTGAAGGTGATCACCCGGACGTTTTTCACGAAACGGGCCGAACGGTATACATCCCACACCCAGGCGTCCTGCAGAGTCAGGTCGAAGTAGACTTCGCCGTCCGCGCTGCGGGCCTGAAGGTCCACATGATTGGCCAGGTAGAACCGCCGCTCGGTTTCCACGACGTAGCTGAACAGACCGACAACATCCCTGTATTCGCGGTAGAGCTGCAGCTCCATGTCGGTTTCATAGTTCTCAAGGTCCTCGGCGCTCATAGTTCCATCTTGCACTATCTGCAGGGCAGCCCGCGCCACCAAGGACGCCGGAGGAGCACGGCACTGTCCAGGCTGACGTCAGTCGGCTTGTGGCCCGGTCAGGTTCCAGCTGGTCCGGTGGTAGGCGCTGGGCCCTTGGAGCCGGATCACGTCCCTGTGCCCGGACGTGGCATAGCCTTTGTTTTCATTCCACCCGTAGGCGGGAACCTCCGAATGGAGATCCACCATGATGCGGTCACGGGCCACTTTGGCCAGGACACTGGCTGCGGCAACGCTGAGGCAACTCATGTCCGCTTTGACACGGGTATGTACCGGCGCCTCGCACCAAGGTCCAGTAGCGGGCGCATCAAAAAGGGAGGCTTGAAGGTCCGGCGAAAGCCAATTATGGCTGCCGTCCAGCAACACCACATCGGGAGTGATTCCGCCTGCCAGGATCTCAAACCACGCTCGTGTTCCCGCCAGCCGCAATGCAGCGATGATGCCGATCTCGTCAATTTCCCGCGAGGACGCATGCCCCACGGCCGAGGCCACAGCCCAGTCGCGGACCAGGGGTTCGAGCCTGTCCCGGTCTTCGGGCTTGAGCAGCTTGCTGTCCTTGACGTCGGCCAACAAGCCGTGGTCCTCAAGGTTGACCACAGCTATCCCCACGCTGACCGGACCTGCCAAGGCGCCACGGCCTACCTCGTCAACGCCGGCAAGCAAGCGTACTCCCGGCGAGAGGAAGGACCTTTCGATGTCAAGGGTGGGAAAGCCAACAGGGCTTTTGGCCTTTGTGGCCGGTTTGCTCTTCTTCTTGGCGAGGACCTTGACCTGCGTCTTGCCCTTGGGACCGGTAGCCGTTGTTGCCATTACTTTGCCGGGGTGCTCTCAGGGACGTCGCGGAAAACGTCCTGGTAATTGTCAAGAATTGTCCAGCGGTTGACCGGCCAGGCAATGACTGTGGCCTTGCCCTCGACGTCCTCGATGTTGACGAAGCCGCCGTTGGTTTCCTGGTGCGCCCTGGAATCTGCCGAATGGTTTCGGTTATCGCCCATCACCCAGACTTTGCCCTCCGGAACCACGATGTCGAACGGATTGGGCTGTGGTACTTCGGCCGGGTTGATATACGTTTCGTCCAAAGGCACACCATTGATGCTGACGCGTCCCTGGGCGTCACAGCACGAAACACGATCTCCGGGAAGTCCGATCACGCGCTTGACGAGGTGCTGTTCATTGTCATCGGCAGCCAAGCCCACAAACTCGAGGGCATCCCCCACCCAATCCAGCGGGCCTGCCGGCTTTTTGGCAACGGGGGTCAGCCAGTTCTGCGAGTCTTTGAAAACAACAACATCGCCATGCTGCAGAGCGAAGGGTTCTGGAACAAGGAGGTTGATGAAAATGCGGTCGTTGACATCCAACGTGCTTTCCATGGATTCCGATGGAATGTAGAAAGCCCGGAACAGGAATGTCTTCAAGAGGAAGGACAACACCAACGCGATAGCCACCACCGTGACGATCTCCTTGACCCAAACAAGCACCGGGTTCCTGCGAGGCCTCTCCACTGCATGGGCGCCGCCATTGGACACACGGGCCCCAGGATCGCCGCTGTCTCCACTGTTGCCGGGCGCGCTGGACGCGGCGTCGTCGGCCTGGCGGGGTTCCACCACACCGGCCGAGCTCGCCGTTCCGTCCGAGACCCGGGCGTCGTCGTCGTACCGCTCGGGGTTCTCTGGAGCCTTGTCCGGCATCTATTGTCCGTTCTTCGATGTTTCGGCCTGCGTAGAGCGAGGCATCTCTGCAAATCTATCAAGTGGCCAGATGATCTGGACGGGTCGGCCGATCACCCGTTCCACGGGAACCATCCCGCCACCCGGTGCGCCCAGCAACCCTCGGGAGTCGGCGGAACGCGAGCGGTGGTCGCCCATCAGCCATAGGCGTCCCTCAGGCACCACGACGTCGAACTTCTGCTTGCTGGGTTCATCTCCGGGATAGACATAGGGTTCCTCAACCGGCTGACCGTTGACTGTGAGAAGGCCGTTCGAATCGCAGCACTGAACGTGGTCCCCCGGCGTTCCGATCACCCGCTTGACGTAGATCGTTTCGCTTCCGGTCAGTCCGAACCATTGGCTGGCGGCCGATACTGCGTCGACAAACGGGCCCTTTCCGCTGCTCAGCGGGGCGAAGGAACCGCGGCCGTCGAATACCACGATGTCGCCGCGGCGTATCGGTTCGGTATTGAAGGCCGTCCGCGAGACCAGGATCCTGTCCCCTGTACCGAGCAGGGGTTCCATGGATTCAGAGGGAATGAAGTAGACATCCAGCCACAGGGAGCGGACCAACCCACTGATCGCGACCGCAAGCACCAGTGCGAGCAAAACAAAACGCCAGCCCTGTTTCCGGGGCTGGCGTTCTGTTGTGTCCATGACTCGTATCCCTGTTGCGTTGCGGATTGCTCCGGAACAACCGGGCACGAATCCTGGACCCGTTGCGTAAGTCGCAGGACCTACTTGGCGAAGTCGCGCTTTTCCTTGATCTTCGCAGCCTTACCGCGCAGTGCACGCATGTAGTAAAGCTTGGCGCGGCGGACGTCACCCTTGGTGACGACCTCGATCTTGTCGATGATCGGGGAGTGTACCGGGAAGGTACGCTCTACGCCGACACCGAAGGAAACCTTGCGCACGGTGAAGGTTTCGCGAACGCCGTCGCCCTGGCGGCCCAGGACGAAGCCCTGGAATACCTGGACACGGGAGTTCTTGCCTTCGATGATGTTGACGTGAACCTTGAGGGTGTCGCCCGCGCGGAACTCCGGAACATCGCTACGCAGCGAGGCTGCATCTACGCTATCGAGGATATGCATTAATCCACTCCTGGTGAACGCCACAGGTCATTCACTTTGGGTTACGGCGAACAAGCCCGGGGCACGAATGCCAGCCGGAAATTTCCGCCGAAGTTTCTTTGTGTCCGGCTCCACCACTGATTGGTGTCGCCGGGTTGTCCGACTGTTGGCTGAACTCCCCCTGTGGCAGGTGTCAGCCCAGCAGACACAAGGGTTAATTCTGCCACATGCGCACGCATCCGGCCAACTGCCGGACTCCCGGAATGTTCGACGCCGGCAGGCACCTTTAGTTTTCGGCGTCGCCACCAGGCCGGGCGCGCAGGCGGCCGTCAACAACCGCGTACCCGAGGTCCGCGAGGGCGTTGCGGTCAGCGCGGCTCAGCGTACCGGCGTCGAACCCTTCCAGAAGGTCAGGCCGGCGTTCCGCGGTGCGACGGAACTGTTCGTGGCGTCGCCACTGGGCAATCTTGCCGTGGTTGCCGCTGAGAAGGATGGCAGGGACCTCATGGTCCCGCCACGCTGATGGCTTTGTGTAGACGGGGTACTCCAACAAACCGTCGGAGTGGGATTCCTCAACCAATGATTCGGGATTGCCGACCACTCCCGGAAGGAGGCGTCCAACGGCCTCCACCATGGCCAGGACGGCTACTTCGCCGCCGTTGAGCACGTAGTCGCCCAAGCTGACCGGACGTACCGTGAAGTGATCATGAGCCCAATCAATAACGCGCTCATCGATGCCTTCGTAGCGACCACAGGCGAACACGAGATGGTCCTGCTCGGCGAGTTCATACGCCAGCGCCTGGTTGAACCGCTCGCCTGCCGGTGAAGGAACGATCAGAACGGGCTTGGAACCTTCACGGACAGTGGCAACCGATTCAAGGGCCTGCGCCCACGGTTCCGGCTTCATGACCATCCCGGCGCCACCGCCGTACGGGGTATCGTCAACCGTCCGATGCTTGTCCGTTGTAAAGGCGCGGAGGTCATGGACGTTCAGTTCCAGCAGGCCATCCTGGCGGGCCTTGCCTATGAGAGAGAGCTCAAGCGGGGCAAGGTAATCGGGGAAAATACTGACGACATCAATCCTCATTCAGGCATCATCCCCTGCGCCATCCTGGGGCTCCGATGTCGTTTCGTCGTTGACCTCAAAGAGGCCGGCCGGCGGCGTGATGAGGATGAATCCGTCCTCAATGTTGACCTCGGGCACGATTTCCTCCACGAACGGAACAAGGATTTCCTTGCCGTCGCCGGTCTTGACCATCAGCAAGTCCTGGACGGGCATGGTGTTCAGCGCGGCAACCTTGCCCACGACCTGCGAGCCAACCCGGGCTTCCAAGCCAACCAGTTCGTGCTCGTACCAGCCTTCGTCGTCGTCCTCGTCGTCGAGTTCTTCTGTTTCGATAAAGAGCTTCGCGCCACGGATGGCCTCGGCAGCATTGCGGTCGGCTATTTCCTCAAAGCCAAGAAGCAGGATGTCCTTGTTCCACCGGGCACTGCGGATGGTCAGCGGGCCGGCCGAGACCGGCTCCACGACGAATTCGGTTCCTGCGACAAATCGTTCCGAAGGCGCGTCGGTGAGTACCTGCACCGTGACCTCGCCGCGAATGCCGTGGGGTTTGCCGATCCGGGCCACCTGGAGCTGCATGGATTCCTCTGAATTCTTGTGTACCGTGCCGCCGGGCAGCCACGGTGATGAAATGGTGGATAAAGCAATCCGGCCCCTCCACCATATTCGGTGAAGGGGCCGGATCTAAGACAAGTAGTGCTGAGCGCGTTACCGGCGGCGGTCGGTGTCGACGACGTCGACCCTGACCTGCTCGCCACCTGCCAAGGCTGCAACCACAGTGCGCAATGCACGTGCGGTGCGTCCCTGACGGCCGATCACCCGTCCGAGGTCCTCCTGGTGAACACGCACCTCGAGGGATTCCCCGCGGCGGTTGTTCTTGGCACTGACCTTGACATCCTCAGGGCTGTCAACGATCCCGCGAACCAGGTGCTCGAGCGCTTCTGCCAGCAACTTACTCAGCCTCGGTGGTCTCTGCTTCAGCCTCGGCCGGAGCTTCGGCTTCGTCCTTCTTGGCCTTCTTGGTGATAGCTTCCGGGATGATGACGGAACCCTTCTCCGGGGCTACGAAGGCTTCCTTCGGAGCTTTGGTCTTCAGGGTGCCTTCCTGGCCCGGCAGGCCCTTGAACTTCTGCCAGTCACCGGTGATCTTGAGGATCGCGGCAACCTGCTCGGTCGGCTGGGCGCCAACGGAAAGCCAGTACTGGGCGCGCTCGGAAGCGACCTCGATGTACGACGGCTCTTCGGTGGGGTGGTACTTGCCGATTTCTTCGATGGCACGGCCGTCGCGCTTGGCGCGGGCATCCATGACGACAATGCGGTAGTACGGTGCGCGCATCTTACCGAAGCGCTTAAGGCGAATCTTTACGGCCACTTTTGTGGTCACTCCTGTTTCTGAAACGAGGTGAACCCGACGTTCTGCACCCGTGGGGCGGGCCATACTGGACGGTTCGAAGGACAAGATACGAGCACGGAGAGAGGGGCCGCACCGATCGAGTACCTGTCTATTGTGCCAGATGCCCGCAGTAAATACGACTTACGCCACGTGGTGCGGTGTGTTGTTGCTCACTCGCAGGATTGGAACGCTGCGTGCGACGTGGACTCGATGCCGCTATTCGGACCAGACGTACAGCCCGGTGCGCTCCACCTTTTCGACGTCCGTGGCCAAGGCGGCCAATTGCTGGACGTACTGGCGTGATTGGGCAGCGTCGAACGGCATGTCGTCCTGCGCAGCCCAGGCGGCAGCTACGTCGTCGAGAACATTGGCGTCACCTTCGCTCTCGTACGTCAACAGTTCGGCAAGCGCCCGCACCATGGCTTCAGGGACACCCAGGAGCGCATCACTGGTGACATCGACCAAGGCAAGCTCATAGTCAGCTCCGGCGGCATGGACCGCCTGGCCGGCCAAGTCACCCAGCTGCTCGACTTCAAAATCCGTGATGCCATCGATCCTGACGGCAGGACCCACCACATCCGCGCCCTTATCCAGGGCAGCTGCCCGCTTGAGTGCTTCGTCGTGGGTGGCTACAAAAATTTCGGCAAAGCCCATGGAAAGTACTCTCATTCCTTCGTGCTGACGGGGCGGCGGCACGCGAACCGAGTGGCTCCGCGCCGCCACTGACCAGCCTAGTGCAGCGGGGAGCCGCCAGTGGCGCCTCAGCGCACGGCGACGCGCAGCTTGTTGCTCCAGGGGTCGTCAAAGCGAAGCTCGGAACCGGTGTGATAATGCGCCACGCCTGCTACCTTGAGGCGATCCCCCAAGGCCGCCACGTCTTCCGCGGCGGGGACCTCGATCAGGACTTCGCCCAGGCCGAGCGTATCTTTCCGGGGGCCGGCGCCACGGCTGTTCCAAACGTTCATGGCCATGTGGTGGTGATAGCCGCCGGCTGAGACGAACAGCGCCTGGCCATGCCATCCAGCGGTGCGCTCGAAGCCCAGGGTCCCGACGTAGAACTGTTGCGCAGTCCCAACATCACCTACCTGCAGGTGCACATGCCCGATGTCGGCAGCCGCCTCGCGCTGTCCGGTCACGGCAGCTTCACTCAGGTGCTGCTGCAGGAACCGCTGGGGCGGGAGGGCAACATTGTCCATGACCACATTCTTGCCATCCCACTGCCACAGTTCGCGGGGCTTGTCGTAGTAGAGCTCAATGCCATTGCCCTCGGGGTCGGTGAAGTAGAACGCCTCGCTGACGAGGTGGTCGGCACTGCCCGCAAAGGCGCGGGGCTCATACTCGGCCGCGGTGGCGATGGTCGCCGCCAGCGAAGGCTGGTCCTGGAACAGGATGGCCGTGTGGAACAGGCCGGCTTCGCCGCGCCCGGGAATCTGCAGGCCGGAGGCCGGAGCCAGATGGACCACAGGCTTTCCGACACGCCCCAGATACAGTCCGCCATCCTGTTCGGCAACCACCTCCAGGCCCAGGGCGCGCTGGTAGTAGTCGCTCATGACCTTCATGTCGCCCACCTTGAGCATGACGGTGCCCATGGTGAGTTCGGCAGGCAGAAGATCCTGGCTGATTGGTCTGGTCATGTGAAGCTCCCGTTTCTGAGGTTGCCGCGCATCGGCACCTTCTACTTCTATAAATTACTTGAAGCTTCAATTTATTCCTAACGGACAGTGATGCCCCGGAGGACGATGTGCTTGAGTTCCGATACAGTCTCCGGATGGCGCCTGGGATCGGCACTGCACAGGACGACGTCGGCACCCGCCCCCTCGCTGATCCCCTCCACCCCCAGCCACTTCCGGGCACCCCACGCCGCAGCGTTCAGGACTGCCGCCGGCGGCAGGCCGGCGTCGTGCAGTTCCCGCATTTCATCCGCAATCCGGCCGTGCTTGATCACGCTGCCCGCATCTGTTCCCGCATAGATGGAGACCCCCGCCTCAAAGGCCTCCAGCACACGCTCGCGCCTACGCTCCCACAGGCGCATCATATGGTCCGCGTACTCCGGAAACTTTGGCGCTGCCTGCGCGGCGATATCCGGGAAGGTGGCGATGTTGACCAGGGTGGGCACGATGGGCACCGACTGTTCCACCAAACGCGGAATGTGCCGCGGCAAGAGGCCAGTGGCGTGTTCGATGCAGTCGATGCCGGCATCGAGCATGTCATCGATCGTGTTCTCGGCGAAGCAATGGGCCGTCACCCGGGCACCTTCGTCGTGGGCAGCTGAGATGGCATCCTTGACGATCTTTGCCGGAAAGGACGCGGCGAGGTCGCCGACGCCGCGATCGATCCAGTCGCCCACAAGTTTCACCCAGCCGTCGCCGTCGCGCGCTTCCTTGCGCACGGTCTCCACGAGCTGCTCCGGTTC
This genomic window contains:
- a CDS encoding tyrosine recombinase XerC, producing MQSAVEGFRRYLEGERARSAHTVRAYLADVESLLGFAVQEGVEELGQLELGSLRRWLGAQSEAGMARATLARRAATARSFTGWALREELISIDPAVRLQAPKRDKSLPGVLQQKQVNRIVDDLNTAAVDGGPMAVRNRAMVELLYATGVRVGELAGLDMDDLDPDRRTLRVLGKGNKERTVPYGVPAAVAVDDWLRRGRPALLTATSGPALFLGARGNRVDPRQIRSVVNELLQALGDTSATGPHALRHSAATHLLDGGADLRAVQEILGHSSLATTQIYTHVSVDRLRKSYQQAHPRA
- the dprA gene encoding DNA-processing protein DprA — translated: MSNSDTKGTMEVAAVEKQDKERIARAALARLMEPQDSVGLALVRAVGPIDALGVATGELAAGPRLEQEISALLVDEGGPASWAGLPASLRRWAPRVSDLAPDRDLETMRRLGGRLIVPGDGLWPEQLGDLGLQEPLCLWWRGQEQPLPAARRMIALVGSRDSTSYGASVTGDFAYGLAQRGYTVVSGGAYGIDAHAHRGALSGGASDLPTIAVMAGGVDRFYPSGNDDLLRAVSTQGAVISEVPPGSAPTRYRFLQRNRIIAALASVTVVVEARWRSGALNTANHAESIGRVVATVPGSIHSANSAGCHRLLRDGGAVCVTDVGEIAELAGGMGESTSEERSTDAAVHDGLALEDLLLLDALPVRSTSSVEKLAVVAGLSVDAVRAGLGRLGLMGLARSERGAWKRDKNT
- a CDS encoding YifB family Mg chelatase-like AAA ATPase, with the protein product MGVGRSYCVALVGLNGYIVEVEADIGQTLPNFVILGLPDAALNEAKERIRSAAQNSGIPLSRRKITANLIPASLPKRGSGFDLAIAMSVLCAANDIRSIGGTVFIAELGLDGRLRPVRGILPAVMAAVQAGYPDVVVAESNAAEASLVPGAKVRGYKTLARLAFDFGADPKELALEYDPPNVDAPDEETDAACIVPDLCDVSGQGEARRALEVAAAGGHHMLLTGPPGAGKTMLAERLPGLLPNLADTAAMEVTAIRSLAAVQSSAVRLVRRPPFENPHHSATAAAIIGGGSGLPRPGAASRAHRGVLFLDEAPEYERRVLDALRQPLESGELVIHRSAGTAAYPARFQLVLAANPCPCGKASGKGMDCTCTAMMRRRYFGRISGPLLDRVDIQLQVERVSLADFGNAGTEEDTGTVAARVLAARLRQYERLQPLGLETNSQVPGRTLRGDLRLPAGTTRILDTALERGALTARGYDRVLRLAWTLADLGHSETPDIDHIGQALGLRQAAAAP
- a CDS encoding YraN family protein, which produces MILMRAKDLLGRNGEALAAGFLENQGMRIVDRNWRCAEGEIDIVAIDGDTLVVAEVKTRRSLDYGHPFEAVGTAKLARLHRLASSWCREHELSAPRRRVDVVSVIDNGVGEPELEHLRGVG
- a CDS encoding DUF2469 domain-containing protein; translated protein: MSAEDLENYETDMELQLYREYRDVVGLFSYVVETERRFYLANHVDLQARSADGEVYFDLTLQDAWVWDVYRSARFVKNVRVITFKDVNVEELPRSEELSLPKDGGLGDLGDLGN
- a CDS encoding ribonuclease HII, which produces MATTATGPKGKTQVKVLAKKKSKPATKAKSPVGFPTLDIERSFLSPGVRLLAGVDEVGRGALAGPVSVGIAVVNLEDHGLLADVKDSKLLKPEDRDRLEPLVRDWAVASAVGHASSREIDEIGIIAALRLAGTRAWFEILAGGITPDVVLLDGSHNWLSPDLQASLFDAPATGPWCEAPVHTRVKADMSCLSVAAASVLAKVARDRIMVDLHSEVPAYGWNENKGYATSGHRDVIRLQGPSAYHRTSWNLTGPQAD
- the lepB gene encoding signal peptidase I; this translates as MPDKAPENPERYDDDARVSDGTASSAGVVEPRQADDAASSAPGNSGDSGDPGARVSNGGAHAVERPRRNPVLVWVKEIVTVVAIALVLSFLLKTFLFRAFYIPSESMESTLDVNDRIFINLLVPEPFALQHGDVVVFKDSQNWLTPVAKKPAGPLDWVGDALEFVGLAADDNEQHLVKRVIGLPGDRVSCCDAQGRVSINGVPLDETYINPAEVPQPNPFDIVVPEGKVWVMGDNRNHSADSRAHQETNGGFVNIEDVEGKATVIAWPVNRWTILDNYQDVFRDVPESTPAK
- the lepB gene encoding signal peptidase I, which gives rise to MDTTERQPRKQGWRFVLLALVLAVAISGLVRSLWLDVYFIPSESMEPLLGTGDRILVSRTAFNTEPIRRGDIVVFDGRGSFAPLSSGKGPFVDAVSAASQWFGLTGSETIYVKRVIGTPGDHVQCCDSNGLLTVNGQPVEEPYVYPGDEPSKQKFDVVVPEGRLWLMGDHRSRSADSRGLLGAPGGGMVPVERVIGRPVQIIWPLDRFAEMPRSTQAETSKNGQ
- the rplS gene encoding 50S ribosomal protein L19 gives rise to the protein MHILDSVDAASLRSDVPEFRAGDTLKVHVNIIEGKNSRVQVFQGFVLGRQGDGVRETFTVRKVSFGVGVERTFPVHSPIIDKIEVVTKGDVRRAKLYYMRALRGKAAKIKEKRDFAK
- the trmD gene encoding tRNA (guanosine(37)-N1)-methyltransferase TrmD, which encodes MRIDVVSIFPDYLAPLELSLIGKARQDGLLELNVHDLRAFTTDKHRTVDDTPYGGGAGMVMKPEPWAQALESVATVREGSKPVLIVPSPAGERFNQALAYELAEQDHLVFACGRYEGIDERVIDWAHDHFTVRPVSLGDYVLNGGEVAVLAMVEAVGRLLPGVVGNPESLVEESHSDGLLEYPVYTKPSAWRDHEVPAILLSGNHGKIAQWRRHEQFRRTAERRPDLLEGFDAGTLSRADRNALADLGYAVVDGRLRARPGGDAEN
- the rimM gene encoding ribosome maturation factor RimM (Essential for efficient processing of 16S rRNA), with translation MQLQVARIGKPHGIRGEVTVQVLTDAPSERFVAGTEFVVEPVSAGPLTIRSARWNKDILLLGFEEIADRNAAEAIRGAKLFIETEELDDEDDDEGWYEHELVGLEARVGSQVVGKVAALNTMPVQDLLMVKTGDGKEILVPFVEEIVPEVNIEDGFILITPPAGLFEVNDETTSEPQDGAGDDA
- a CDS encoding RNA-binding protein, with amino-acid sequence MLAEALEHLVRGIVDSPEDVKVSAKNNRRGESLEVRVHQEDLGRVIGRQGRTARALRTVVAALAGGEQVRVDVVDTDRRR